In the genome of Christensenella timonensis, one region contains:
- the hydG gene encoding [FeFe] hydrogenase H-cluster radical SAM maturase HydG → MAYDRKGMTAAEFMDQGEIERTLAAAKEKAQDKGEVARIIAKAREFKGLTHEEASVLSFVTDKELLEEMFAVAMEIKKHIYGNRIVMFAPLYLSDYCVNECRYCGYHHSSCMERKKLTQEEIVQEVKALEKMGHKRLALETGEDPVNNTMEYLLESIKTIYSIHFDNGAIRRVNVNIAATTVENYKKLKDAGIGTYILFQETYHKPTYEYQHPKGPKSNYEYHTTAHDRAMEAGIDDVGLGVLYGLYDWHYDLVGQIMHAEHLEAVFGVGPHTLSMLRIRDAGDVKKTDYEHAVSDDDFKKIVAILRMTVPYTGMILSTREGGKFRDSVIKLGISQVSAGSATGVGGYTMGTQQPQFEIEDHRSPIEMTKELIRDGYIPSFCTACYRQGRTGDRFMRLAKTGQISNICQPNALITLKEYATDYGDEEFKQMANELIEQQLKQIPNDTVREKAREYIAKIEAGERDFRF, encoded by the coding sequence ATGGCTTACGACAGAAAAGGTATGACGGCAGCGGAGTTTATGGATCAGGGAGAGATCGAGCGCACGCTTGCCGCAGCGAAAGAAAAGGCACAGGACAAAGGGGAAGTTGCACGTATCATTGCAAAGGCGCGGGAATTCAAGGGACTGACACACGAGGAAGCGTCCGTTTTGAGCTTTGTTACGGACAAAGAGCTGTTAGAGGAGATGTTTGCCGTTGCAATGGAGATCAAAAAGCACATCTACGGCAACCGTATCGTGATGTTTGCGCCGCTTTATTTGTCGGATTACTGCGTGAATGAATGCCGGTATTGCGGATATCACCATTCGTCCTGCATGGAGCGTAAAAAGCTGACGCAGGAAGAAATCGTACAGGAAGTAAAAGCGCTGGAAAAGATGGGTCACAAACGGCTGGCCCTGGAAACGGGCGAGGACCCGGTCAACAATACGATGGAATATTTGCTGGAAAGCATCAAGACCATTTATTCCATCCATTTTGATAACGGCGCCATCCGCCGTGTGAACGTCAACATCGCGGCAACGACGGTGGAAAACTATAAAAAGCTTAAGGACGCGGGCATCGGCACGTATATCCTGTTCCAGGAAACGTACCACAAACCGACGTACGAATACCAGCATCCCAAGGGGCCGAAGAGCAACTATGAATACCATACGACGGCGCACGACCGCGCGATGGAGGCAGGGATCGACGACGTGGGGCTGGGCGTTTTATACGGGCTTTACGACTGGCACTACGACCTTGTGGGACAGATCATGCATGCGGAGCACCTAGAAGCGGTATTCGGCGTAGGGCCGCACACGCTGTCCATGCTGCGTATCCGCGATGCGGGCGATGTGAAGAAAACGGACTATGAGCACGCGGTCAGCGACGATGATTTTAAGAAGATCGTGGCCATCCTGCGCATGACCGTGCCGTATACTGGCATGATCCTTTCCACACGCGAGGGTGGAAAGTTCAGGGACAGCGTGATTAAGCTGGGGATTTCGCAGGTGAGCGCAGGCAGTGCGACGGGTGTAGGCGGCTACACAATGGGAACGCAGCAGCCGCAGTTTGAGATCGAAGACCACCGCAGCCCCATTGAAATGACAAAGGAGCTGATCCGCGACGGTTATATCCCCAGCTTCTGCACGGCATGCTACCGCCAGGGCAGGACGGGCGACCGCTTTATGCGCCTTGCAAAGACCGGGCAGATCAGCAATATCTGCCAGCCGAACGCGCTCATTACGCTGAAGGAATACGCGACGGATTATGGCGACGAGGAGTTCAAGCAGATGGCAAACGAGTTGATCGAGCAGCAGCTCAAGCAGATACCAAACGATACGGTGCGTGAAAAGGCGCGTGAGTATATCGCAAAGATCGAAGCAGGCGAACGCGATTTTCGATTCTAA